The following is a genomic window from candidate division WOR-3 bacterium.
CTGGGTCAGTGTCTTCTTCAAAGATTGTGAAATCACTACCCGGACCATTGATGATTAAATTCTGCATATCAAAGACCGCCCAACCACCAACCCCTAAGGAAAGACGCCGGTTATCCCTTCTCCCTAAGGAGAAGGCAGTTAGGGAAGTATTGGAATGGTTAGATGGGTCTTCAATATTACAGGAGACGCATTTGTAGGCAAAGATGGGGATTGTCGTATCAGGGAATAAGGGGATATCTAAGATGGCATAGGTATCCGCCGGCACATTCACGCCGGAGATAATTTTTTCCCGATAACCATTAGCGACAACCCGGACCGTATAACTACCTTGATGGAGATAACGGAAGTAATAACCGTTACTATCGGTATAGATTGGGAAGTTTGGTGGGTCAGTGATGACAATCGCCTTGACCGGTTGATTGGTTAGAGAGTCATAGACCCGACCCCGAAGACCATAGGCACATCTTCTCAATATTTCTAAGTTGGCGCTTAAATTCTTTCGGCAGATGGTATCAATGCGGGAGGTATCTGGAACATGGGGTGAGCACAACTCAACCGCCAAACAGAACATACCTTCCGCGCCGTAGGCATAATCCGAGGAACAACCGTGGGTCTCATATAACCCCCGGCAGATTTGAAAGGCGGGATAGCCAGTATAAGAACTGTACCTCTGACAGAGAAAAGCCATAAAGATACTGTCATAAGGGGCATTGGTGGAATATCCCCAGGGCCACATCGCGGCTTCGGTTCCGGAATGGTAAGTAGTATAAATGACAAATGGTGCCCTTTGGGTGAAGTTTCTGATTGCCAGAATCTCTGGTTGGGAAAAAGGAGCCGGGCTTCCCCAACCGGTATCCCAGAGATAGCCGTAATCTCGGTTTAGGTCAACACCGTTGGCATTACCTCTGCTTCTTGCCACCATCCCATCCGGATTGACAATCGGGATAATCCAGATTTCCCTCGTATTCACCAAATTGGTAATCAAAGGGTCAACCCCGTAATTTAATAAGAGGTGCCGGACTAAATATAGGCAAACCTCAGTACCGATATTCTCATTACCGTGGGTTGTGGCATCCCAAAGGATTCTTGGTTCGTGTTCGTCAACTCCGGCATTATCGGTAATTTTCATCGCCAATAAAACCCGATTCTGAACCGAACGGCCAATCGTATCTAAGCGGACCAAATTTGGATTATTTAAGGCGATGATGTTAAAAGTATCAACAATCTCCTGGTAAGAATGGAATCGACCAAAATTTACTCCTGGTGCCTGCCGGGCGTGATACTCTCCCATATCCGAAATGAGAACTTCCGTTGGATAACTTTTAGCGAAATCAGAAAACTTATCTTCGCCAATTGCGCCGATGAGATAATCAGAACCCACTTCGTAGATATAAAGCCCTTTATCCATCAATTCTTTAATCTTTTCTCTGGGGGAAGGGATTGAGACCTTAATCAACTTTTCCTTCTCCGCCCAAGAGAATTGGAAGATTAGGAGAAGAAAAATAAAGAAAAATCTTTTCATACTAACCTCCCGCTAAAAAAATTCATAATTATAAATATAAAGCGAAATTACAAAAAAGCAAGTAAGGAGATTGACAAGGAAAATTTTTCTCTTATTCTTAAAGGTGATTTTGGCGAGATGCCGTTTCTAAATTTTTCTAATTTGGGAGAGGTGTCCGAGTGGTCGAAGGAGCACGACTGCCCGCCTTCGGCGAGGTCTCGCCTCAAAGAGGCGGAGAAATCGTGGGTAAATTATGTGGAGTGTTTATATTTTGATTAGTAATTTTAGTGGAAGAACTTATGTTGGCTGTAGCCAAGATGTGGCGAAAAGATTAGCGATGCATAATGCGGGAAGAGTGAAATCAACCAGGAAATATCTTCCTTGGAAAGTGGTGTACCAAGAAGAGGTTGGTACCTATCAAGAAGCCCGCAAGAGAGAAAGATATTATAAAAGTTTTGCTGGAAGAAAAAGAATCAAAGAAATCGTAGAGAACTGGAGAGGTGTCCGAGTGGTCGAAGGAGCACGACTGGAAATCGTGTGTAGGGCCAAAAGCCCTACCGTGGGTTCGAATCCCACCCTCTCCGTTTAATATGTTTAAGAAGGAGCACGACTGCCCGCCTTTGGCGAGGTCTCGCCTCAAAGAGGCGGAGAAATCGTGTGTAGGGCCAAAAGCCCTACCGTGGGTTCGAATCCCACCCTCTCCGTGGATTTTCCCCAAACCCCGCTCAATAGGGGTTTTCACCCCTCTTGCGGAAAAAAAACCCTTGGTTTTTTTCCTGTCACCCCATTGGGGAAAATCCATTTTCCCCAAACCCCGCCGTGCTTTCGCACCGCTATCGCTAACAATAGGGGTTTTCACCCCTCTTGCGGGAAAAAAACCCGTATTTTCCAAGATAGGCTATGCTAATTGCTAAGAGACTTACCAAATTACCCCCTTATCCTTTTAAGGTTCTTTATGAATTAAAGAAAAATTATAAAGGGGAAAAACTCATTGATTTTGGGGAAGGGA
Proteins encoded in this region:
- a CDS encoding M14 family zinc carboxypeptidase, encoding MKRFFFIFLLLIFQFSWAEKEKLIKVSIPSPREKIKELMDKGLYIYEVGSDYLIGAIGEDKFSDFAKSYPTEVLISDMGEYHARQAPGVNFGRFHSYQEIVDTFNIIALNNPNLVRLDTIGRSVQNRVLLAMKITDNAGVDEHEPRILWDATTHGNENIGTEVCLYLVRHLLLNYGVDPLITNLVNTREIWIIPIVNPDGMVARSRGNANGVDLNRDYGYLWDTGWGSPAPFSQPEILAIRNFTQRAPFVIYTTYHSGTEAAMWPWGYSTNAPYDSIFMAFLCQRYSSYTGYPAFQICRGLYETHGCSSDYAYGAEGMFCLAVELCSPHVPDTSRIDTICRKNLSANLEILRRCAYGLRGRVYDSLTNQPVKAIVITDPPNFPIYTDSNGYYFRYLHQGSYTVRVVANGYREKIISGVNVPADTYAILDIPLFPDTTIPIFAYKCVSCNIEDPSNHSNTSLTAFSLGRRDNRRLSLGVGGWAVFDMQNLIINGPGSDFTIFEEDTDPEGCSVFVSMNWNGPWSFCGVDTGTSSFDLSRAGQGSARYIKIVDDGDGTNGPTGGFEIDAIEGVITNAPALIFQDKIIYDSSGNNNQRLDPGETVSLVVILKNMGRVSANNVSGILRTQDSYLTISDSFGAFGNIPPDSQRGNYGDKFILSANPQTPRGRVISFSLYLSGTGYTDSLRFNLEVGEITITDPIPDGEPAIYWAYDNIDTLYRQHPKYRWIELRNRGTQLPITSDDQTIRIPLPFVFKYYGQRFAESLSICGNGWIMPGRTTSTAYSNQQLPDPTSTNPHSMICINWDDLYPPYGNRIWYLYEPDSHRFIIEWDSVHYFSPNSQWDKFEIIVYDTTIPTPTGDNRIVFQYYSSNNYVSNTVGIENNTSTRGICGLYNGTYHRAQAPLVSGRAISFETGEPQVGIWEKEVSYRNPIDESFRIYPTILKGNLEIAYLLKHKENKKAILYDALGKRVKEFLLKPEFRSLALKNLPSGIYFLNLEEKEKDAYKIIILK